The genomic region cagaacagacttaaactcttcgaacagagattaaactctcatgcaaaaatcggactgctatttatcaccaaatgggcgttttaatgagtggaacatgtagaatatgtcaaatgacaggaattatgacaggtgataaatagcagtctgatttttgcatgagagtttaatctctgttcggagagtttaagtatgttctgtcggacaaaataaatgtgccgtgttcgtggtatgaccgttccaaactTTTAAagtgttccacagttaaaactgcccctgttccagtgttcccatatatcaaagtttatccgaataggcacccttaagctattaacaaattttcagcttgctattaatcaatttttttttcatacgcgggatccagacctattaattttCCTCCCCTTTATTATAAAATGCCTTTTAACTGTGAATGTTATTcctttttacattattttttctTCTAGAATACAGTGGTGGTAATCCATGGTTGGAAAAGTAGTGTCAAATCCGAATTTAACGTAGTACTTTCCGAAGCCTACTTAAGCAAATACAATATCAATCTTTTAGTTGTTGACTGGAGCCGTGTGGCCAACGATTTATATCTAATAGCTAGTGCATCTGTTGAAAAAATTGGACAGATAGTTGGAAATTATATTAAAACTCTGCAACACAAATTCCAATTAGATTTAAATAAAACGGCTATTGTGGGCCATTCATTGGGGGCTCATGTTGCGGGAATCGCAGGCCGCACCGTTGGTGGAGAGGCAAATTACCTTATAGGTAAGCAAATTGTAACCAATAGTGTATAATTGTATGTAAGAAATAAGGTAGTAACACTTTAAGAGTGAAATATTTGAACCGTTCTTTGTTTACCGATTGGTTTGAATTTGCGAAGCGTTTAGTTGGGAAGcagtgaaatttgctaatcattttaagctcgataagagcctataacttaaatagtagaacctaaaagaaaacattCGATGGTTAAGAGCGCAGATATAGTATGTCCACTTTTTTCTGGTGTCAAGATAACATCATAAGAATATTCAGTAGGGTCATATGTATAAATGCTctgcataattattgtaaatccAGAATGATTGTAAATGGGTTAAACCACCTTGCCAAAATATAGTATTTCCCATTTGTACTAAAAACCGACTTGCACAGATATTATGTCCGTTGGAAGTGCACAAACATAGTATGTTTTGGACAAACAATATTAGTGCTCACGCGATCAAACTTATCATGGCTCTAAACATTGTTTGTCCGGACATGCAATATTTGTGCTCTTCCAGAGCTGTCCTTCCACATTCCCAAAAAGGATCAATGTTCTACAtgcaatatttttattataatgccTCAGACAAATCTTCTTTGGAAAATAATTGGAAACTCCATAAGCAAAGGGAAGAAGAAGCTATGACAATGAAAAAAACAGACAAGAAGAAAGCTATTGAAGTAAAAGGAGTGAATTATAGAGCGATCACGTTTGACTTAGAAGCAATTTGACAGTGCCATTTTCTGCAGATTCTCAGATTTATTACAAACGAAAACTTtcagtttttaattttaccacttATGACTCATTTGATTAAAGTTGTCAGTGCTATGTGTGGGATGAAACCCAGGGTTCCAAAGGTGCCTCAGAGATAAATGCCTTTTAAAATACTTATATAGTTTGCCAGAAACCGTTGAACATGTAGCCACTTTCTCAGACACATGGGGTGGGACATATTTCTAAagaatatattcttcttctttagcccatttctatccagcTTTGGACATAGgacttccccaaatctttccatttccgtctgttCTTGGCTGCGCTTTGTCAGTGAGTTCcagcagcttttacaatatcgtctttccatcgcatctgaggtcttcttcaacctcttcttcctgtccacggtctccagttttgtattttaGCATTCCATATTTTGTCTTCCTGCCTCGAATTTTGGCCCGaaaatctccactttaaccctgttatatgttgagttacattttttacttttgttttctctcttatccatttgtagAACATATCCCTTGAACAAATTACTAAATATAAAAGCAAGAAATTTGGCGAATTTACtatttagatgaaacttggtTTGTATCTACGATACAGTTAAACAAGGACAAACAGATGGTTCAAACATGAGCATACATTGAGAATAAATTAAAGGACGGGTTctgaatgttttaaaattatgtgggaagaaaatAGAGGATCGTAACCTTGACTCCCACAAGAGCTGATATTTTTGaagatttgtttgaaaattcACGGATTTCAAACTTGGAGCCAAACAATTTAATAGTGCTTGATATAGCTTCTTATCATTTCCGATAATTCATCAAGATACCAAATATACCCTCAAAGAAAGCTTTTTAATCGAAAATGATTTGAACGTCGAagatttttatacaaaaaaaataacttaatGCAGTTCTACACATGACgcaatttaacaaattttacgcCCTAGAGTATTGCCGAAAAGCATGGACACTGGACACTATATTGATACTTCCTCCCTATTTTACAGTTTTCAATGCTATATAGTTGATTTTGGGACAACTAAAACCAAGTATAACTCGTGCAAATACATTTCCTGAATTTGATAAGAAGACAATAAATtgagataattttaaaatgtatatgttTGATaccaatatattatatttttattatatacagAGTGGGACAAATAAAAGattccacctcgatatttggcactatttattagattttaagaaaatgacgaaacaggtcgatttttgatctaagggggacacatttttacggtacatacatttgtcatttgtcaaccccctccatTCTacttccccaccccttatttttaaatagggaatagggtatcgtgtgctagctcatttaaaaggtcattcaattctctattcagtaatacaaatataaacataattatttatacagggtgtccaagaaaaaagtattttaattaaattaattgacacaaaaagaagagtgcatgtaatttatttaattcaaaatacattctactgctatcacaaaacagaaaaaaatgttttttgataaataaacattgcttttcgcttaattccaatgttcaagctgccacctatctgcctcttggtaggttgaatattaaatttaagcgaaaaacaatatttatttatcaaataaacatttttctctgttttctgtcagtagtagaatatattttgagttaaataaattgcatatattcttgtttttgtgtcaatcaatttaattaaatttttttttcttggacatcctgtataaataattgtgttaatgttcatattactgaatagagaatggaataacctttcaaaatgagctagcacacgacccctattccctatttaaaaataaggggcgggggaagtggaagggaggggttgAAAAATGACAGATGCATGTACCGTTAACCCGGGAGCaatcgcgccgttagaaaaatctaatattttacCCTTTTTGGTGATAAAtcgatgaaaaattttgcaacataattttccactcgtaagtgcttcgaggaagggtgtagtaatgcgtaggtatattttttttaattttttttcttcttcttctttttctttttgttgaatttatggctttggtgagaaccaattagcattaataattgttagaaataaaacttctaacataacaagtaaataaaaatcctataaaataaatatttgttgtacCTAAATTCGAATTTATATTCGTATATTTAGATAAAATCTAACGCGCGACTGCtgacgtgacagaagtgagcgcgtcTGTTCCCGGGTAAATATGTGTCCCCCTTaaataaaaaatcgacctgtttcgtcatttccttaaactctaataaatactgccaaatatggaggtggactgttttctttggcccacactgtatataCAACATaccaatttttttataaaccaaTTAATACGTATATCTACTTAAGTCACCATATTTTAGGATTGGATCCAGCGTGGCCCCTGTTTGTAGTTTTGCATAGAAACATCCGGATAAGACCAACCGATGCAAAGTTTGTCCAAGTTATCCATACAAGCGATGTGGGCATACAAGGACCTCTTGGCCATTCAGATTACTATCCAAATGGGGGACTTCGTCAGCCTGGATGCCTCCCTGCTGCTTTCGGTAAGTAAtgtttataggcctggatcccgcgtacaaaaaagtttattaatagcaagctgaaaattgtttaatagcttaacggtggaacagtggaacaggagaagttttaattgtggaattggttaaaaatttggaacgtcagactactaaaacgtcccatgtattttgtcggacataacttccaattgagtTGTTACCATTTCactaaactctcatacaaaaattaGGCTGGTGTTTATcatcaactgggcattttaatgagtggaacacgaagaatatgtcaaatgacaggaatcgtgttggttagtaatagcagtctgattttcgcatgagcgtttaatgaaagggtaacaaatcaattagatattctgtccgacaaaatacatgggacgttttcgtaatctgacgttccaaaatttttaaaatattccacgattaaaacttcccctattccagtgttcccgtacatcaaagtttgtccgactagaaaccgttaaactattaacaaatttttcagCTTGGTATTAATCAAATTTCTTTGGTATGTGGGATCCAGGactaattgtttattatattattgtgAGTGATACATTATTATGATTTGCAACAAAATGCAGTCTCTaagttctaattaaaaaaaaaaagtcaaAGCTTTCAACCTgatcaaaatatttaaaaatatttaaaatatcaaattgaaaacttattggactgTTTTCCTGGTAACATCTCCATGGCttttaaaaattgcaagccagatgcatgctgaagcaaagaagaccagagggaattctaaaatttgcaattcCCAATCCCGTAGGTTCAGTGTGTTAAATTTGAACGGAAAGTGGACCTACGTTACTTAAAGGAGTAATATttttttggtgcctattcgtttcgaatattggcgatcattctggctataattctTTTATTAACTAATGCTTTAAATAGACTAGtcgttgttgtggagaaccatttcctcaggttctttaaccatgatattcttcttctcccaattcctcacTTTCCGAATACTTTTCCTTGAagtattaccttcagtaatctatATTTAGTGCCGGTTCCCATTATGTGTCCCATagattctaactttctccttttaaaggtatacatcacctctctttcgtTCTCCATTGTTCGTAATAGGGTCtggttggttatcttgtccgtccatgatatccttaggattcgcctgtgtagccacatttcgaaggcttaaagttttttctccatcgcttcaagtcaaatttattcatCACATGCGACATTATACAAAGTTGTACATGCatgagacaagtcaaagttacAGACATATAATGTACATCtttaaagtatataaattaataaatatgacaaaacatacttaaaagttatttttagaatatggctctagctcacaaatgtgttgatgtacacacctccgaaagtttggctgatgtaaattcattcgtatatctattcgcaatttgttaaaaaaacttatggctgcataatgtgtgctaccttccaacaaaacagaacgatgttgtggaagcataaagtgattgtctctgaatcttgttgaataaatatggttaaattgaaatttattgaattcataaatttttcaatgtaaatacattatacacgagaatatatacagaccaggaattgtaagaatattattttgtctgaagatgcctctacaagaatctctaaatttcattttatatattatcctaatagctcttttctgaagtacgaatatctgctctaattcagaggtacaaccccagacttcaatgccatatttggctattgagtaaaaatgggcaaagtatactgtttttaatattgatgtattaaagGGACGTAAAAGAATTCTCATTGCATAACATGCGCTACTTAATttggatttcaaattagaaatgtggtttgaccatttaaaattactgtctaacaggacccccagcaacttcgtgcagtctgttttatctattgctgcttgtatagtggcttgatggtttaataaattatttgacgtgaaaATCATATATTTTGATTTCTCTTTATTCAAAACTAATTTGATGGATAAGAAATAACTGTTGATGGTGGATAGTatctgtgtagttttattttgcaaattttgatcggATGTTGCTGTGACTAGAATGTTGGTATCATCCGCATAACTGATGATGTTAACTCGACTCAGTGAATTAGTTATCAAAGCTATATCATTAATACATACtataaaaagtagaggacccaatacactaccctgagggcttcagtgagtgtccagtattcaactccgtaatataatattgagaagatataacatcgtaaaagccttacttttattttcaaactaAGGTTGTGACTTTGAGTTTGGCCATGCTATtaaatgcactcctagccttctctattctacattttagtTCTTGTgggtgatcccattgttcgtttactattgttccaagataggtgtactgttttactcggtccactggtgtattattgataagCAGTTGGGcatctctaattttatttttgctgatgcccataaatttgatttttgatatatttacttgtaGTGCAAATCTTTcatttacttcatttactttgttttttatttgctgTAAACTTTTCAAACtatctgcaaaaataacggtgtcgtctgcatatcggatgttgtttaggcgttcttCATTTAGGAGTATTCCATGTTTGCAATTTTCCAAGGCAACAGACAAAAAAATAATACTagtagaaaataaaaatgtataccatttttatttagttggaatgcgaagccaaaactgtcctaatttttacttagttcagagagcgcaaccagcactcttatctcATCACTTGCTATCTCTAAACCAAGTTTATATTTCGACTCTATtagtccccgcattgcaactgacgttatggtagtaggtgcctagcggcatctgctaaataaaaataaaagttttcaatctgataaaaatattaagaaatatttaaaatatcaaattgaaaacatattgtacaattttcctggtaacaccccCATGGCTTCTAAAAAATGCAAGCCAGAtaaactaagtaaaaattaagacagttttggcttcgcattacaactgaataaaaatggtatacattttttttttttctattagtattactcctttgagtaacataGGTAGGTcaattttccgttggaatttaccacgctgaacaaacggggttgtgaattgcaaatt from Diabrotica virgifera virgifera chromosome 3, PGI_DIABVI_V3a harbors:
- the LOC114325854 gene encoding pancreatic lipase-related protein 3-like; protein product: MKTLLARVLLYALIIISTSFGEETPLNPQRVDDATINSKLSLISEDDVKIYFRDQQKPQNDIPVSTSETSQLGSSGFSAERNTVVVIHGWKSSVKSEFNVVLSEAYLSKYNINLLVVDWSRVANDLYLIASASVEKIGQIVGNYIKTLQHKFQLDLNKTAIVGHSLGAHVAGIAGRTVGGEANYLIGLDPAWPLFVVLHRNIRIRPTDAKFVQVIHTSDVGIQGPLGHSDYYPNGGLRQPGCLPAAFDLCSHVRAYQLLAESIKTGRFIAKQCRNYLSFRFGCRGSQSYMGEFYIDKKARGTYFLDTNSKPPYAKD